From Brassica oleracea var. oleracea cultivar TO1000 chromosome C3, BOL, whole genome shotgun sequence, a single genomic window includes:
- the LOC106332598 gene encoding pectin acetylesterase 8-like isoform X1, with product MFVTKTLFPRKSDYFPAILKAEGLLVNITFVRNAVAKGAVCLDGSPPAYHLDRGSGTGINSWLIQLEGGGWCHNVTNCISRMHTKLGSSKKMVENLAFSAILSNKEQRNPDFYNWNRVKVRYCDGSSFTGDVKTVNPATNLHFRGARVWLAVMRELLAKGMRNAENAVLSGCSAGGLASLMHCDSFRALLPMGTNVKCLSDAGFFLNTRDVSGAQYIKSYFNDVVTLHGSAKNLPRSCTSRLTPAMCFFPQYVARQIRTPVFVLNAAYDSWQIKNILAPRAADPDGKWQSCQLDIKNCQRSQLKVMQDFRLEFLSAVIGLGRSASRGMFIDSCYTHCQTETQTSWFWQDSPILNRTTIAKAVGDWVYDRKLFQKIDCPYPCNPTCHHRVFTPQDAPPI from the exons ATGTTTGTGACAAAAACTCTCTTTCCAAGAAAGTCTGATTATTTTCCCG CAATCTTGAAAGCAGAAGGATTGCTCGTCAATATTACATTTGTTCGAAACGCCGTCGCAAAAGGAGCCG TATGTTTGGATGGTAGTCCACCAGCTTATCATTTAGACAGAGGTTCGGGAACTGGAATCAATAGCTGGTTGATACAGCTTGAG GGAGGAGGATGGTGTCATAATGTAACAAACTGCATTAGTCGGATGCATACTAAATTAGGTTCATCGAAGAAAATGGTGGAGAATCTTGCTTTCTCAGCTATTCTTAGCAACAAGGAACAACGTAATCCTG ATTTTTACAATTGGAACAGAGTGAAAGTTAGATATTGTGATGGTTCATCATTCACAGGAGATGTGAAAACAGTGAACCCT GCTACTAATCTTCACTTCAGAGGTGCTCGAGTTTGGCTAGCCGTTATGCGGGAGCTGCTAGCTAAAGGCATGAGAAACGCCGAGAAT GCTGTTTTGTCTGGGTGTTCTGCTGGTGGGTTAGCTTCACTGATGCATTGTGACAGTTTCCGAGCTCTATTACCAATGGGTACCAATGTAAAATGTCTTTCAGATGCCGGTTTCTTTCTCAACAC AAGAGATGTTTCAGGAGCTCAATACATTAAATCATACTTCAACGATGTGGTTACACTACAT GGATCAGCAAAGAATTTACCGAGGTCATGCACGTCAAGATTGACCCCTGCAATG TGTTTCTTTCCACAATACGTAGCTCGCCAGATTAGAACTCCTGTTTTCGTTCTTAATGCTGCCTACGACTCTTGGCAG ATTAAGAACATTTTGGCTCCTCGTGCTGCTGATCCTGATGGAAAGTGGCAGAGTTGTCAGCTTGACATCAAGAATTGCCAACGAAGCCAGCTCAAAGTTATGCAAG ATTTCAGGTTAGAGTTCTTGAGCGCAGTGATAGGTTTAGGAAGATCTGCATCAAGAGGGATGTTTATAGACTCATGCTACACTCACTGCCAAACCGAGACACAAACTTCTTGGTTCTGGCAAGATTCTCCAATTCTAAACCGAACG ACAATAGCAAAAGCTGTTGGAGATTGGGTTTATGATAGAAAATTGTTTCAGAAGATAGATTGTCCTTACCCTTGTAACCCTACTTGCCACCACAGGGTTTTCACTCCTCAAGATGCTCCTCCAATTTAA
- the LOC106332598 gene encoding pectin acetylesterase 8-like isoform X2, whose amino-acid sequence MINFNQWLVLVVCSLAILKAEGLLVNITFVRNAVAKGAVCLDGSPPAYHLDRGSGTGINSWLIQLEGGGWCHNVTNCISRMHTKLGSSKKMVENLAFSAILSNKEQRNPDFYNWNRVKVRYCDGSSFTGDVKTVNPATNLHFRGARVWLAVMRELLAKGMRNAENAVLSGCSAGGLASLMHCDSFRALLPMGTNVKCLSDAGFFLNTRDVSGAQYIKSYFNDVVTLHGSAKNLPRSCTSRLTPAMCFFPQYVARQIRTPVFVLNAAYDSWQIKNILAPRAADPDGKWQSCQLDIKNCQRSQLKVMQDFRLEFLSAVIGLGRSASRGMFIDSCYTHCQTETQTSWFWQDSPILNRTTIAKAVGDWVYDRKLFQKIDCPYPCNPTCHHRVFTPQDAPPI is encoded by the exons ATGATCAACTTCAACCAATGGTTGGTTCTTGTGGTATGCTCATTAGCAATCTTGAAAGCAGAAGGATTGCTCGTCAATATTACATTTGTTCGAAACGCCGTCGCAAAAGGAGCCG TATGTTTGGATGGTAGTCCACCAGCTTATCATTTAGACAGAGGTTCGGGAACTGGAATCAATAGCTGGTTGATACAGCTTGAG GGAGGAGGATGGTGTCATAATGTAACAAACTGCATTAGTCGGATGCATACTAAATTAGGTTCATCGAAGAAAATGGTGGAGAATCTTGCTTTCTCAGCTATTCTTAGCAACAAGGAACAACGTAATCCTG ATTTTTACAATTGGAACAGAGTGAAAGTTAGATATTGTGATGGTTCATCATTCACAGGAGATGTGAAAACAGTGAACCCT GCTACTAATCTTCACTTCAGAGGTGCTCGAGTTTGGCTAGCCGTTATGCGGGAGCTGCTAGCTAAAGGCATGAGAAACGCCGAGAAT GCTGTTTTGTCTGGGTGTTCTGCTGGTGGGTTAGCTTCACTGATGCATTGTGACAGTTTCCGAGCTCTATTACCAATGGGTACCAATGTAAAATGTCTTTCAGATGCCGGTTTCTTTCTCAACAC AAGAGATGTTTCAGGAGCTCAATACATTAAATCATACTTCAACGATGTGGTTACACTACAT GGATCAGCAAAGAATTTACCGAGGTCATGCACGTCAAGATTGACCCCTGCAATG TGTTTCTTTCCACAATACGTAGCTCGCCAGATTAGAACTCCTGTTTTCGTTCTTAATGCTGCCTACGACTCTTGGCAG ATTAAGAACATTTTGGCTCCTCGTGCTGCTGATCCTGATGGAAAGTGGCAGAGTTGTCAGCTTGACATCAAGAATTGCCAACGAAGCCAGCTCAAAGTTATGCAAG ATTTCAGGTTAGAGTTCTTGAGCGCAGTGATAGGTTTAGGAAGATCTGCATCAAGAGGGATGTTTATAGACTCATGCTACACTCACTGCCAAACCGAGACACAAACTTCTTGGTTCTGGCAAGATTCTCCAATTCTAAACCGAACG ACAATAGCAAAAGCTGTTGGAGATTGGGTTTATGATAGAAAATTGTTTCAGAAGATAGATTGTCCTTACCCTTGTAACCCTACTTGCCACCACAGGGTTTTCACTCCTCAAGATGCTCCTCCAATTTAA